The genomic DNA ACCCTTTCCCTGTTCCCCTGCTCTGGCTGCTTCAATCGCTGCATTCAGTGCCAATAAATTCGTTTGTGCTGCTATATCTGTTATTACCTTTGAAATAGCCCCAATTTGATTCGAATGAACACCGAGTTCTTCTATCACTTTTGATGTTTCATTAACGGTGCCATTAATGGTATTCATTTGTTTTACTACTGTTTGTATAACCTCATTTCCATCTGCCGCTTTCACTGATGTTTCATGTGATTTTTTCATAACTAGATGTGAGTTTTCCGTTATCTGTTGAACGTAATGTAGCATTTTTGTTACCGTTTTGTCTGTACTATCAATGTCTCTAACTTGCTCATCTGTTCCAGTAGCCACTTCTTGTACTACTGATGTTATATGTTCTGATGCATTACTCATTTGTTCTGCACTAGCTGTTAATTCTTCTGCGGAAGCAGCAACCTGTTCAGAGTCAATAGAAACTTTATGTAATACCTCTCTAAGATTTTCCGTCATTTGATTAAATGATAGAGCAAGCGATCCGATCTCATCCTTTGATTTTACATAAATTGGTTCACTAGATAGATCTCCCTGTGCAATTTTTTGTGCATGATGATTGATAGATTGAAGTGGTTTAAAGCTTCTGCGTATAAAAATAACCAAGCTTGTTATAAGAATAAGCGTTAAAATGATGGAGGTAGTAAGTGTCTTGACAATGGTATTTGCGACATTTGATTGAACCTCTTCCAATGATTGGTTGGCTATCTCGGCGTTTTCGAAGTAAGGAGTTGTATCGATCTGAGCAGACAATACATATCTGACCACATCATTTACTACAACCGGATAAAAGATTTCTGCGAAGTTTCCTCTCATATTTATGATAGATTCACCAGATTCAATTACCTGTTTAATATCTTCATGTTTAACAACCTCCCCTTTCTTCCATAAAGAGTCTTGACCCTCTTTAAGATTTTCTGTTAATACCAAATTGGACGAGTCAATTAAATACAGAGAATTTAAGCCATTTTCCTCCTCAAAATAGTGAGAAAAAGAGTGTTCAAAGAGTTCAGCGTTTAGTGCTGTTTCAATTATTCCTTTCCCGTCTAGTCTTGGAATGGCTGTAAATTTAAAGATTTCACCCGTTTCCTGCTTTAACATTAATGGTCCATCTATTATAGGAGATTCACCAGAAAGAATTTGTCCATATATCCCCACCATAGAGACAAGGTTTAAACCAAGTGACGCTTCCTCTGTTGATTGTGTAAACACCCCTTGTGCATCAGTAAGATATACGTCTGTCATTCCTGTTTGTTTTGCTATCTTTTCAAGATCTGCATTGGTAAGCACTGCCTTTGAATCCATTTGCTGCAATGTATACGCCGCATTAAGCATGTTTTTATCTACTTCTTCCTCTAAAACTACAATTTGATTCGAAATCTCGCTAGCTAATCCATTTAAATTTTCTTTAACATTTCCTTCTGAATTTAATTCTAGCTCTGCCAAAACGGTTTCCGTTTGTTTTTTTATTTTACTAGTTTCATTCCATTGTAAAGAGCTATTAACAACAATTAATAAGATGATAAACACACTTGTAATACTTATTATTCTAGTTCTTAACGACATGAGACTCACTCCTAGATGTTATTTTCATATAATACTGGGTATTAACTCCTAGAATTTAGCACATTAAATCATAAGAGTAAAGAATTAATTTTAAATATAAAAAATATTCAAAAAACAAGGTTAGAAAATCTGACAGAGTAGTTGTACCCTTTGTTTCGGCACAT from Robertmurraya sp. FSL R5-0851 includes the following:
- a CDS encoding methyl-accepting chemotaxis protein; this translates as MSLRTRIISITSVFIILLIVVNSSLQWNETSKIKKQTETVLAELELNSEGNVKENLNGLASEISNQIVVLEEEVDKNMLNAAYTLQQMDSKAVLTNADLEKIAKQTGMTDVYLTDAQGVFTQSTEEASLGLNLVSMVGIYGQILSGESPIIDGPLMLKQETGEIFKFTAIPRLDGKGIIETALNAELFEHSFSHYFEEENGLNSLYLIDSSNLVLTENLKEGQDSLWKKGEVVKHEDIKQVIESGESIINMRGNFAEIFYPVVVNDVVRYVLSAQIDTTPYFENAEIANQSLEEVQSNVANTIVKTLTTSIILTLILITSLVIFIRRSFKPLQSINHHAQKIAQGDLSSEPIYVKSKDEIGSLALSFNQMTENLREVLHKVSIDSEQVAASAEELTASAEQMSNASEHITSVVQEVATGTDEQVRDIDSTDKTVTKMLHYVQQITENSHLVMKKSHETSVKAADGNEVIQTVVKQMNTINGTVNETSKVIEELGVHSNQIGAISKVITDIAAQTNLLALNAAIEAARAGEQGKGFAVVANEVRKLAEQSSQSASQINSLIQRIQLETLNAVKSMKNVTTEVGDGIDLVNQAGTSFGDIRGAVDEVNEQISGVSSSVEQLTQGMEQMVEVVKMVKQVSETTYSGTREISAATEEQLASMQEISSSAASLTKMAEELMELIGKFKI